One genomic window of Cystobacter fuscus DSM 2262 includes the following:
- a CDS encoding metallophosphoesterase family protein, which yields MHLRTLAHLSDLHLDLTPESDTTARALVESLLAESVDHVVVTGDLTHQGSQREYKRFRELFAPLLDAGRLTFIPGNHDRTGEDAGSRWMNGRKVRVEHAEGLYLVCVDSTGPHNRNYFACHGVLTPGVLDAVDEALCAAPRDVLTAVLLHHHVLPLPEESFPERLATRMGWPHASELALGAELVQRVQGRCDLILHGHRHVPREFDLGTPRGRGLRIYNSGSSTEMGRFRVFSHATGRLTGAPVWYRAALPPSRKRSSAPNVGPALQYLASQLTMALL from the coding sequence ATGCACCTGCGAACCCTGGCGCATCTGTCGGATCTCCACCTGGATCTCACCCCCGAGAGTGACACCACGGCCCGCGCGCTCGTGGAGAGCCTGCTCGCCGAGAGCGTGGACCATGTGGTGGTCACCGGGGACCTGACCCACCAGGGGAGTCAGCGTGAGTACAAGCGCTTCCGGGAGCTCTTCGCCCCGCTGCTCGACGCCGGGCGGCTCACCTTCATCCCCGGCAACCATGATCGCACGGGCGAGGACGCGGGGAGCCGGTGGATGAACGGGCGCAAGGTGCGGGTCGAGCACGCCGAGGGCCTGTACCTGGTGTGCGTGGACTCCACGGGCCCGCACAACCGCAACTACTTCGCCTGCCACGGCGTGTTGACGCCCGGGGTGCTGGACGCCGTGGACGAGGCCCTGTGCGCCGCGCCGCGCGACGTGCTCACCGCGGTGCTGCTGCACCACCACGTGCTGCCCCTGCCGGAGGAGAGCTTCCCGGAGCGGCTGGCCACGCGCATGGGCTGGCCCCACGCCTCGGAGCTCGCGCTGGGCGCCGAGCTGGTGCAGCGGGTGCAGGGCCGGTGCGATCTCATCCTCCATGGACACCGGCACGTGCCCCGCGAGTTCGACCTGGGGACGCCCCGGGGACGAGGGCTGCGCATCTACAACTCGGGCAGCTCCACGGAGATGGGCCGCTTCCGTGTCTTCTCACATGCGACGGGCCGGCTGACGGGGGCTCCGGTCTGGTACCGGGCCGCCCTGCCCCCCTCGCGCAAGCGCTCGTCGGCCCCCAACGTGGGACCGGCGTTGCAGTACCTGGCCTCGCAGCTGACGATGGCGCTCCTCTAG
- a CDS encoding ceramide glucosyltransferase, translating to MFSTHALGLALLVAAALGSFALSVQLFCVWLHHWRTARAAPSTPSSRPLKSISILKPLCGVDDDLEANLECFATLDYPAYELVLGVKDTRDPAYPVAQAAVARWPKRVRLVVQQGEPGLNPKVNQLVTLAAAARNELLLISDSNTRVEPGYLEEISHTFEDPRVGCMSHPISGLGEQTLGSLMDNLYQCTSAGAGQISAKLAAGQDLVVGKSMVLRRSVVEALDGFRAVANVLAEDFVIGQWVTRRMALRSVVARAPVYNVSQKKSVKTFFKRYVRWSIIHHTCIPTPLYLAQSILNPTPWALLGVMLSPSAQTLEAAGAVVGVKLIHDVAVFRMMRPGQRTRWVTVPAVLLKDMLLFAAWVNGLFARSVDWRGHSLRVMAGSHLVAPPSALPAPIPLPAPLAAAESEDRGELLAG from the coding sequence CTGGCGCACGGCCCGCGCGGCCCCCAGCACTCCCTCCTCGCGTCCCCTCAAGAGCATCTCCATCCTCAAGCCCCTCTGTGGGGTGGATGACGACCTCGAGGCCAACCTGGAGTGCTTCGCCACGCTGGACTATCCAGCCTACGAGCTGGTGCTCGGGGTGAAGGACACGAGGGATCCCGCCTATCCCGTGGCCCAGGCGGCGGTGGCGCGCTGGCCGAAGCGGGTACGCCTGGTGGTGCAGCAGGGCGAGCCCGGCCTCAACCCCAAGGTGAACCAGCTCGTCACCCTGGCGGCGGCGGCCCGCAACGAGCTGCTGCTCATCAGCGACTCCAACACCCGCGTGGAGCCGGGCTACCTGGAGGAAATCTCCCACACCTTCGAGGATCCCCGCGTGGGCTGCATGTCGCACCCCATCAGTGGGTTGGGCGAGCAGACGCTGGGCTCGCTCATGGACAACCTGTACCAGTGCACCTCGGCGGGCGCGGGGCAGATCTCCGCCAAGCTGGCCGCGGGCCAGGATCTCGTGGTGGGCAAGTCCATGGTGCTGCGCCGCTCGGTGGTGGAGGCGCTGGATGGCTTCCGCGCGGTGGCCAACGTGCTGGCCGAGGACTTCGTCATTGGCCAGTGGGTGACGCGGCGCATGGCCCTGCGCTCGGTGGTGGCGCGTGCCCCCGTCTACAACGTGTCCCAGAAGAAGAGCGTGAAGACCTTCTTCAAGCGCTATGTGCGCTGGAGCATCATCCACCACACCTGCATCCCCACGCCGCTGTACCTGGCGCAGTCCATCCTCAACCCCACGCCCTGGGCCCTGCTGGGCGTGATGCTGTCGCCCTCGGCGCAGACGCTCGAGGCGGCCGGCGCGGTGGTGGGGGTGAAGCTGATCCACGACGTGGCCGTCTTCCGGATGATGCGGCCCGGACAGCGCACCCGGTGGGTGACGGTGCCCGCGGTGCTGCTCAAGGACATGTTGCTCTTCGCCGCCTGGGTCAACGGGCTGTTCGCCCGCTCGGTGGACTGGCGAGGCCACTCCCTGCGGGTCATGGCCGGCTCGCACCTGGTCGCGCCGCCCTCCGCCCTGCCCGCCCCCATCCCCCTGCCGGCGCCCCTGGCCGCGGCCGAGTCCGAGGACCGGGGCGAGCTGCTCGCGGGCTGA